Sequence from the Herbaspirillum sp. meg3 genome:
GGCGTGGTCGGCCAGATGGTGCGCTGGTTCCCCGATCGCCGCGGCTTTGCCGTCGGCATGGTCGCCGCCGGTTATGGCATGGGCGCGATCCTGACCACCTTCCCGATCTCGTCCGCACTCGCCGGCCAAGGCCTGGAAAGCACGCTGTGGCAGTTCGGCATCATCTTCGCCGTGATCGGCGTGATCGCCTCGCAAGCACTGCGCTCGCCTGACCCGATGACAGCGCTGCCGGCAACACGCGTCGCGCAGTCCACCGGCAACGACCTCACACCGCGCCAGATGCTGCGCACGCCGCTGTTCTGGCTGATGTTCTGCATGATGACCATGATGTCCACCTCGGGCCTGATGGTGACCTCGCAAATGGCCAGCTTCGCGCGCGACTTCGGTGTCGCCAACGTGATGGTGTTCGGCCTCGCCGCCCTGCCGCTGGCGCTGACCATCGACCGCCTGACCAATGGGCTGACGCGTCCTTTCTTCGGCTGGGTATCGGATCACTTCGGCCGTGAAAACACCATGTTCTTCGCCTTCGCCCTCGAAGGCATCGCCATGGCGCTGTGGCTCATGACGCGTGAAAACGCGGTGTTGTTTGTGTTGTTGTCTGGCGTGGTGTTCTTCGGCTGGGGCGAGATCTTTTCACTCTTCCCATCGACACTGACCGACACCTTCGGCACGCGCAATGCAACAGCCAACTACGGCTGGCTGTATATCTCGCAAGGGATAGGATCGATCCTCGGCGGACCGTTGGCTGCGCTGATGCACGAAAAGACCGGTAGCTGGCATCCGGTGTTTGGCACGGCGATTACGCTGGATATTCTTGCTGCGGTGTTGGCGTTGTTGGTGTTGAAGCCTTGGCGGAAGCGGTATTTGGCGAAGACCTCAAGGCTTGTTTAATTAAAAGAAAAACTTCGAGTTTTATAACGAACTGGTGAGGTTCCAATTACGAGCCTCACCTGAACAACCATATATTCACCAGCACTACGATTTTATGGCCTCTCGCAAGTCACCTAGAAATTGCAACGCGCTTTGTTGATTCGCTGGCACAGTAAGCCAGACATAAGTCGCTGCCCGATAGAGCTCCTTAAAATCAAAACCGCCACCTAAGGCATTCTTTAGATTTAAAAAATAATCTTTAGAATCTGTTTCTGCCTGCATAGCCAAAGCAATTGCAATGTCGCCCCGTCTGTCAGGCCACATATCTGCAAATGCCTGCGTATTCGCCTTGGTCGCCGCAACCATATATTCAGCGGGGTCTCCAGTCCCCGGCAAGTATTTGTACGGCCAATGCAAATGTTCTCTAAGCTGATCTCGTTGATCTCCGTCGTACACGCCAACTATCTTTATTTTTTTCAACTCTTTCGGAAGTCTTGTCAATATTTCGTTTATATCGCTCCACCCCTGTACCCAAGTAACATCCAGATGGTCAAAAAAGTCATCATCCTGCCATTGCATCAACGCTATTAAGAACTCTGCCGCACTTCGATCTTCTGTAATTACCAAGATAGGTTTGAAAGGAACAATTTTTAGACTCTCATGCAGAGTAGTTTGCAGCGGCGACACTTGGGAGATTACGTTTGCACCAGCCCTAGCCAACAATGCTAAATTCTTCAGAGGAACTCCTTTTAGCGTGTGCTGAGAATGCGTCGATAGAATGGCGGTAATTTTACTTTGGTCGCATCTATGCATGATGTAACTCATCAGGGCCTCCTGCGCTCGAGGAGGGAGATGCGACTCAGGTTCTTCTAATAACAAAAAACTCTCTGAGGGAATTCGTTGCAACGCCCAAACTAAATAGTTAATACAGAGCTCTCCTTGCCCCATATCCTCAGAACGATAAGTTACCCCTGCGGTCGTAACTTCGAAGTACGGAAATACTGGTTCGTTCCCATATTCTTCAATTTCGTACGTTTTTACTTCGCTATAGCTTCTTCCTGTAATTGTCTTGCGCCAATCTAGAGTTATAGAATCATCCGTAATCTGTGGGGCCCCTTCCAATGCACTTTCAAAATCGCCATCATTGCGTATTACATACTTAATCCGCTGAGAGGCTAAAGCGGCATCTACGTACTGAACTTTGGGAGTATCTCCCTCAGGGCAAATTAGCGCTGCGATTTGATCTGCATTCGAAACTTCCACATACGCCCCCGCATCGTTACGCACAGAGAAAAGAGGACTCGCGACGTAAGGGACATTCGCATCTTGAGCTCTTAAATTAATTCCTTGTGATTGAGCATATCCAGGTGCTAATGCGGAGAAAATCGCCTTTAATAAAGTTGTTTTACCAGCCCCATTTTCACCGCAAATAGCCATCACGTTTTCGCTGAATGCGATTTCCAGATTTCCTATTCCTCTAACATTTTTCAGAGATAACTTAGTCAATGCTATTTTATTTTTACGCTTGACGACTTTCTTTAATAAGTCTTGAGCGGCAGCAGATCTCATTTTATTTGCTCCCACTTTTCAGAATTTTCGGAAAGAAAATTCTGAATAAGATAGCGCTCAGTAATTCGAGAAGCATCTGTACTATTCGACTGCTCTAGTACGATTCTTAGTTTTCGCAAGAGCCCAGTAAAAGACTCAATGTCTTTCTCAGGATCCCAAGCATATATGCCCCACATAGCAATGTCTCGAAGCACTACAGAACTAACATCTGCAACTCGAGAAGTTACCCGATCATTGTAGATAGCGAACAGTGCGGCTCGTACTTCTTCGTCATATCCTCGACCAATCTCTCCCAAGGAATATAGAACCCGGTCTGATTCAAACTTGTAGAAAAAACTAGCCCATCTAGCCGAGTCTACAGTTGGATTGACACCCAAATAGCGACAGAAGAAAACTAACCAAGAAAATAGGCTAGCCTTATTTAAACGGCACTGCGCCAGGCGAGTATCCTTAATTTTGGAGAGTAGTTCTATGGACTGTTCCACGCGCCGAAGAGCCTCATCACTGAAAGGATCTCCCGATCTATACCTGTCAGCCAAGAGATTTGCCCCTGTTTTTGTAGACAATCCACTTTCAAGAGCTACGCATACTCGAGCGAGTGCATCGTCATAAGACATTCTTGCATTTGAAAATCCCAAAAAATCTTTGCTTAGTCCCAACAACTCCATTTTCTCAACTAGAGCTTTAATCTGCTCACGAGGTTTTCCGAAGAATGAATTGCGCTGTTCCGCAGCCGTTAACGCTGTCGGCTGATTGAGACGATAAAATAACTCACTCGGCTCCGACGGTTGATAGTCAACAATAGTGAATTGACGTATGGCAAATCCTCTCACCTTCCGTTTCCACTCTGGACTAAGGTCGTCGAAATACATTCCATCAAGGGCTGCCAATTTCTCATCAAACGGCTCAATTTTTCCATTCACCCTTATTGCCCCGCCGACAAAATCTCGTATAGCCGCCAGTCTCTGCTGCCCGTCTAAAACGACGTCTGCACCACCGTTCGCTCCTTTAATCACATGAATTGGCGGCACATGCCAATCTCTTAGAACGCTATCGATTAGCTTTTGCTTTTTACTTGTTGTCCAAACTTCTCCTCGCTGAAAATTTGGTTGGAGATCAAGATCTCCATTTCGAATGCGATTAGCAATAGTTTCAATATCTGGATCCGATGGAATGAGGCGCATATATTTTCAGTTAAGTTGAAATAAGATATTTCGCTAAATCTATCTACTTACGAACTAGTAAACAATAGCTACTAAAGCTACAGAAAAAGAAAAGGTGCGCCGCGGCGCACCCTAGTCAGGTCTCAGAGGTATGTCTCCTCCTTAATATACCCTGCGTCCAGCGTGCTGTACGCCTGAGTATCCGGTTGCCGGCTTGGCATGTTATTGATTAATGATGTGCGCCACCGCCGAGATAGGCTGCCTGGACGGCCGGATCGTTCTGCAGTTTGTCGGCCGGGCCGTGTACGGAGATTTTTCCATTTTCCAGTACATAGCCGTAGTCGGCGACGTTCAGTGCTGCAGCGGCGAATTGTTCCACCAGCAGCATCGTGATGCCCTGCTCTTTCAATCGCAAGATGATGCGAAACACTTCGTCGACCAGGATGGGTGCCAGGCCCATCGATGGTTCGTCGAGGAGGATGACTTCCGGATTCAACATGACGGCGCGGGCCATGGCGAGCATTTGCTGTTCGCCGCCGGACAAGGTGCCGGCCAGTTGCGTCTGGCGTTCTTTGAGGCGCGGGAAGAGCTCCAGCGCGCGTTCCAAATCGTGGGCGATGTCGCCCTTGGGACGTGCGCGTGTGAAGCGCGGGAAAGCGCCCAGCAGCAGGTTGTCGGTGACGCTCATGGTGGCGAAGACGCGGCGGCCTTCGGGTGAATGGGCGAGACCGGCGCGTGCGATCTTGTGCGAGTCCTGGCCGGTGACGTCTTTGCCGCCCAGGGTGACAGTGCCGCCCTTCGGTTTGATCATGCCGGAGATGGCGCGCATGGTAGTGGTTTTGCCGGCGCCGTTGGAGCCGATCAGGGTGACCACTTTGCCTTTCGGTACTTCCATGGAAATACCGTGCAGCACTTCAACCTTGCCGTAAGCGGCTTGCAAATTCGAAATCGTCAACATCTCAAGCTCCCGCGGTGGTTGGTGTGGAATCGCCGGCGCTGCCGCCGAGATAGGCTTCGATCACCTTGGGGTTGGCCTGCACTTCGGCCGGCTTGCCTTCGGCGATCTTCTGGCCGAAGTCGAGCACGGTGACGGTGTCGCAGATCGACATGACGACGTCCATGTGGTGCTCGATGAGGATGATGGTGATACCGACATCGCGGATCTTGCGGATGATGGCGACCAGTTCCTTGATGTCGGGTGCGGTGAGGCCGGCGGCCGGTTCGTCGAGCAGCAGCAGGCTTGGATTCAGGCCCAAGGCGCGGCCGATTTCGAGCAGGCGCTGTTTGCCGTAAGGCAGGTTGCGCGCTTCTTCGTTGGCGAGATCGGCGAGGCCGACGAACTCCAGAATCGCGGCAGCACGTTCGCGTGCGGCCTTCTCTTCGCGCTTGTAACGCGGCGAGTTCACCATGACGTCGGCGACGTTGCTGTTGAAGGTGTGGTGCAGACCGACGAGGACGTTTTCTGTGGCGCTCATTTCGCCGAACAGTTGCACGTTCTGGAAGGTGCGCGCCACGCCGCCCAGCGCAATCAGCGATGGCGTCTGGCCGGTGATGGCGCGCCCGTCGTATTCCACCGAACCATCGGTCGGACGGTAGATGCCGGTGAGCACGTTCATCATGGTGCTCTTGCCGGAACCGTTAGGACCGATCAAGCCGTGCACGGTGCCTTTGCGGATGTCGAGGTCGACCTTGTTGAGCGCTTTAAGGCCGCCGAATTGCATCAGCACCTGATTGACCTTCAACAGGGTCGCGCCGTCTTCCTTGACGGCTGCTGTGGTGATGACGGCGTCGGTCGCTTTTAATACGTTGCCGTCGATTTGCTGTGCCAGCGGGACACGCTTGCTGAGCACGCGGCCGAACAGGCTGCGGCAGAAACCAACAATACCGTCTTGCAGGTAGTAGACGACAAACAATGTCATCAGGCCAAAGATGGTGAGACGCCAGTCGGTGATGTTTTCCAGCTTGTAAGAGAACGCTGCCATCAGTACCGTTGCGATCACCGGCACGGCGATTTCGCGCGGCGTCTTGGTCTTCTTGACGACGGAAGCGATACCGCCGACCACGACGATTACGGCGGCGACGGTGGCGATCTGACGGAACAGTTCAATGTCGGACAACAGGCTCGGCAGCATGACAACGATCAGCGCGCCGATGAGCGAACCGATGCGCGACTTGCGGCCGCCCATGATCACGGCCAGCAGGAACAGGATGGTCAGTTCGAAGTTGTAGGTATTGGGCGAGATGTACTCTTCCGAATACGCATACAGACAGCCGGACAAACCAGCCAGCGCCGCGCTGATGATGAAGGCGTAAACCTTGTAGCGATATACCGAGACGCCCATGCAATCGGAGGCGATCGGACTGTCCCGCAGCGCCTGGAAAGCGCGGCCAAGGTTGGAGCGCAGGATGCGATGAACCACGATCAGCGACACCACCATCAGGATGGCGACAACGTAGAAGAATTCGACTTCCGTCATCTTGGCGGCGCCGAGCATCGGCTTTGGAATCTTGATACCCATCGGGCCTTCGGTGAGGAAGGTCATTTCATTGATGAGGATCTGGATGATGGTGCCGAAGGCCAGCGTAACCATCGCAAGGTAAGGCCCGGTCACACGCAAGGCCGGCAGCGCCAGGATAGCGCCGAATAGCGCGGTGACGGCGATACTGCCGGGCAGCACCAGCAGAAACGGCA
This genomic interval carries:
- the oxlT gene encoding oxalate/formate MFS antiporter — encoded protein: MTTLTETSAPASAQGLLQNRWFQLLISLICMMAISSPQYVWTLFTKPLSAKLGVPLSELQITFSMLIVLQTFFSPFQGGLIERFGARRLISIGTLMSGLSWVLASQASSIGMLYLSYGLVGGLGTGIVYVGVVGQMVRWFPDRRGFAVGMVAAGYGMGAILTTFPISSALAGQGLESTLWQFGIIFAVIGVIASQALRSPDPMTALPATRVAQSTGNDLTPRQMLRTPLFWLMFCMMTMMSTSGLMVTSQMASFARDFGVANVMVFGLAALPLALTIDRLTNGLTRPFFGWVSDHFGRENTMFFAFALEGIAMALWLMTRENAVLFVLLSGVVFFGWGEIFSLFPSTLTDTFGTRNATANYGWLYISQGIGSILGGPLAALMHEKTGSWHPVFGTAITLDILAAVLALLVLKPWRKRYLAKTSRLV
- a CDS encoding ATP-dependent endonuclease produces the protein MRSAAAQDLLKKVVKRKNKIALTKLSLKNVRGIGNLEIAFSENVMAICGENGAGKTTLLKAIFSALAPGYAQSQGINLRAQDANVPYVASPLFSVRNDAGAYVEVSNADQIAALICPEGDTPKVQYVDAALASQRIKYVIRNDGDFESALEGAPQITDDSITLDWRKTITGRSYSEVKTYEIEEYGNEPVFPYFEVTTAGVTYRSEDMGQGELCINYLVWALQRIPSESFLLLEEPESHLPPRAQEALMSYIMHRCDQSKITAILSTHSQHTLKGVPLKNLALLARAGANVISQVSPLQTTLHESLKIVPFKPILVITEDRSAAEFLIALMQWQDDDFFDHLDVTWVQGWSDINEILTRLPKELKKIKIVGVYDGDQRDQLREHLHWPYKYLPGTGDPAEYMVAATKANTQAFADMWPDRRGDIAIALAMQAETDSKDYFLNLKNALGGGFDFKELYRAATYVWLTVPANQQSALQFLGDLREAIKS
- a CDS encoding DUF262 domain-containing protein produces the protein MRLIPSDPDIETIANRIRNGDLDLQPNFQRGEVWTTSKKQKLIDSVLRDWHVPPIHVIKGANGGADVVLDGQQRLAAIRDFVGGAIRVNGKIEPFDEKLAALDGMYFDDLSPEWKRKVRGFAIRQFTIVDYQPSEPSELFYRLNQPTALTAAEQRNSFFGKPREQIKALVEKMELLGLSKDFLGFSNARMSYDDALARVCVALESGLSTKTGANLLADRYRSGDPFSDEALRRVEQSIELLSKIKDTRLAQCRLNKASLFSWLVFFCRYLGVNPTVDSARWASFFYKFESDRVLYSLGEIGRGYDEEVRAALFAIYNDRVTSRVADVSSVVLRDIAMWGIYAWDPEKDIESFTGLLRKLRIVLEQSNSTDASRITERYLIQNFLSENSEKWEQIK
- a CDS encoding ABC transporter ATP-binding protein, producing MLTISNLQAAYGKVEVLHGISMEVPKGKVVTLIGSNGAGKTTTMRAISGMIKPKGGTVTLGGKDVTGQDSHKIARAGLAHSPEGRRVFATMSVTDNLLLGAFPRFTRARPKGDIAHDLERALELFPRLKERQTQLAGTLSGGEQQMLAMARAVMLNPEVILLDEPSMGLAPILVDEVFRIILRLKEQGITMLLVEQFAAAALNVADYGYVLENGKISVHGPADKLQNDPAVQAAYLGGGAHH
- a CDS encoding ATP-binding cassette domain-containing protein, with protein sequence MNKKILFFSLLGIIALAVLPQVVRNPYYLHLAETILIYAILLFGLDIVVGYTGQVSLGHAGLFGIGSYTAGVLYFKLGLPFLLVLPGSIAVTALFGAILALPALRVTGPYLAMVTLAFGTIIQILINEMTFLTEGPMGIKIPKPMLGAAKMTEVEFFYVVAILMVVSLIVVHRILRSNLGRAFQALRDSPIASDCMGVSVYRYKVYAFIISAALAGLSGCLYAYSEEYISPNTYNFELTILFLLAVIMGGRKSRIGSLIGALIVVMLPSLLSDIELFRQIATVAAVIVVVGGIASVVKKTKTPREIAVPVIATVLMAAFSYKLENITDWRLTIFGLMTLFVVYYLQDGIVGFCRSLFGRVLSKRVPLAQQIDGNVLKATDAVITTAAVKEDGATLLKVNQVLMQFGGLKALNKVDLDIRKGTVHGLIGPNGSGKSTMMNVLTGIYRPTDGSVEYDGRAITGQTPSLIALGGVARTFQNVQLFGEMSATENVLVGLHHTFNSNVADVMVNSPRYKREEKAARERAAAILEFVGLADLANEEARNLPYGKQRLLEIGRALGLNPSLLLLDEPAAGLTAPDIKELVAIIRKIRDVGITIILIEHHMDVVMSICDTVTVLDFGQKIAEGKPAEVQANPKVIEAYLGGSAGDSTPTTAGA